In Haloarcula limicola, the genomic stretch CGCCGGCAAGATATGGATATATCGCGGCGACCCGCCGTCACCGGTGGAGATCGAGGGCCTCGGGATGACCTTCCTCCGGACGCGACAGGAACACTGGAAGCCGACGCTGGAGGCGGTCCAGCGCTTCGGCCACCGCGCGAGGCAGAACGTCGTCCACCTCACCGACGAGCAGGCCAGGCGCTTCGTCGCCGGCGAGGACCAAGAACTCGACTGGGAGGGCGACTGGGGGTATCTGGTCGTCACGCACGACCTCGCCGGAGCGGCGGAGCCCGTCGGCGTCGGCCTGTTCGTCTACGGGGAGTTGCGCTCGCAGGTGCCGAAGGGCCGCCGCCGGGACCTCGATGCCTGAGCGGTCTCGCCGATTACAGCCGCGACGGTCACTGCTGTTCGTGGACCGGGAACGCCACCTCGACCGTGGTCTTGTACTCCGTGATCTGTCCGTTCTCGACGTTGGCCGTCCAGTCCTCGACCTCGATCCCGTGGATGTCGTCGATGGTCTCGCTGGCCTGTGCGACCGCCTCACGGGCCGCGTCCTCCCAGGACTCCTCGGACGTGCCCAGTACCTTGACTATCTTGACTGCCGTCATAGCGGTTGCGCTACCGCGGGAACGTC encodes the following:
- a CDS encoding DUF7122 family protein: MSNDSTRFTRLPETAAEREDEERATREEVLAFWNERFGVDPETFADHTFWELGAGKIWIYRGDPPSPVEIEGLGMTFLRTRQEHWKPTLEAVQRFGHRARQNVVHLTDEQARRFVAGEDQELDWEGDWGYLVVTHDLAGAAEPVGVGLFVYGELRSQVPKGRRRDLDA
- a CDS encoding dodecin family protein, with product MTAVKIVKVLGTSEESWEDAAREAVAQASETIDDIHGIEVEDWTANVENGQITEYKTTVEVAFPVHEQQ